From Thermotoga sp. Mc24, the proteins below share one genomic window:
- the aroF gene encoding 3-deoxy-7-phosphoheptulonate synthase has translation MIVVLKPGSTEEDIRKVVKLAESYNLKCHISKGQERTVIGIIGDDRYVVADKFESLDCVESVVRVLKPYKLVSREFHPEDTVIDLGDVKIGNGYFTIIAGPCSVEGREMLMETAHFLSELGVKVLRGGAYKPRTSPYSFQGLGEKGLEYLREAADKYGMYVVTEALGEDDLPKVAEYADIIQIGARNAQNFRLLSKAGSYNKPVLLKRGFMNTIEEFLLSAEYIANSGNTKIILCERGIRTFEKATRNTLDISAVPIIRKESHLPILVDPSHSGGRRDLVIPLSRAAIAVGAHGIIVEVHPEPEKALSDGKQSLDFELFKELVQEMKKLADALGVKVN, from the coding sequence ATGATAGTCGTTTTGAAACCCGGTTCCACAGAAGAAGATATAAGGAAGGTGGTGAAGTTGGCTGAGAGTTACAACTTGAAGTGTCACATTTCCAAAGGTCAGGAAAGAACGGTTATTGGGATCATCGGGGACGATAGGTACGTGGTGGCGGACAAGTTCGAATCTTTGGACTGTGTGGAAAGCGTTGTGAGGGTGCTCAAGCCTTACAAACTCGTCTCTCGTGAGTTCCATCCGGAGGACACGGTGATCGACCTCGGAGATGTGAAGATAGGAAACGGCTACTTCACCATCATAGCGGGACCGTGCTCAGTTGAGGGCAGGGAAATGCTCATGGAAACCGCGCACTTTTTGAGCGAACTCGGTGTCAAGGTTTTGAGGGGAGGGGCTTACAAGCCTCGAACATCTCCTTACTCTTTCCAAGGACTCGGAGAGAAAGGGTTGGAGTACCTGAGAGAAGCTGCCGACAAGTACGGTATGTACGTGGTGACGGAGGCTCTCGGAGAAGACGATCTTCCAAAAGTGGCCGAGTACGCTGATATCATTCAGATAGGAGCGAGAAACGCTCAGAACTTCAGATTGCTCTCTAAAGCGGGAAGCTACAACAAACCCGTTCTTCTGAAAAGGGGTTTCATGAACACCATCGAAGAGTTCCTTCTCTCCGCTGAATACATCGCAAACTCTGGAAACACGAAGATCATACTGTGTGAAAGGGGAATCAGAACGTTCGAAAAGGCCACGAGGAACACACTCGATATATCCGCTGTTCCTATAATCAGAAAGGAATCCCATCTTCCCATTCTGGTGGATCCGAGCCACTCTGGGGGAAGAAGAGACCTCGTTATTCCACTCTCCCGGGCCGCTATAGCGGTTGGAGCTCATGGAATCATTGTGGAGGTTCATCCGGAGCCGGAGAAGGCACTTTCGGATGGAAAACAGAGTCTTGACTTCGAGCTCTTCAAGGAACTGGTTCAGGAAATGAAGAAACTCGCTGATGCCCTGGGGGTGAAGGTGAATTGA
- a CDS encoding SHOCT-like domain-containing protein: MSEEIRKILEAVARGEISPEEGEMLIKAVQEKEREEIGPKGDFSEREGDYILGENEIVEEDLVLSKKKAIIRGKIKGDLALINCETFFSGEVEGDLAVIGGKIEFDGGTVKGDLALIGVKESGKTPVVEGDIARISNFFVSGILKMVSPFISNISVSSKKKVEGKE, encoded by the coding sequence ATGTCTGAGGAGATCAGAAAGATCCTGGAAGCTGTGGCAAGGGGAGAAATCAGTCCAGAAGAAGGGGAGATGCTGATAAAGGCGGTACAGGAAAAGGAAAGAGAAGAAATCGGGCCAAAAGGTGATTTTTCTGAACGGGAGGGCGACTACATCCTCGGCGAAAACGAGATAGTGGAAGAAGATCTCGTCCTTTCTAAAAAGAAAGCGATCATAAGGGGAAAAATCAAAGGAGATCTTGCGCTCATCAACTGTGAAACGTTCTTTTCCGGAGAGGTGGAAGGTGATCTTGCCGTCATCGGCGGAAAGATCGAATTCGATGGAGGAACGGTGAAGGGAGATCTCGCTCTCATCGGCGTCAAAGAATCAGGGAAAACACCGGTGGTGGAAGGTGATATCGCGAGGATATCGAACTTCTTCGTCAGCGGTATTTTGAAAATGGTCTCTCCTTTCATCAGTAACATCTCTGTTTCTTCCAAGAAGAAGGTCGAAGGAAAAGAATGA
- a CDS encoding DUF2089 domain-containing protein, producing the protein MLPKCPVCGKEMIVTELHCKRDDVTVRGHFKASPFDFLDKDELEFVILFFKARGNLKEIERYTGQGYFALRGKLERILEKMNLQPLGEVEEEAAEEDLFKQVKEGKISVEEALEILKKRKKGGESDV; encoded by the coding sequence ATGTTGCCCAAGTGTCCGGTCTGCGGAAAAGAAATGATAGTTACAGAGCTTCACTGCAAAAGAGACGATGTCACTGTGCGGGGACATTTCAAAGCGAGCCCGTTCGATTTTCTCGACAAAGATGAACTCGAGTTCGTGATTCTATTCTTCAAGGCGCGTGGGAATTTGAAGGAGATAGAGCGTTACACAGGACAGGGCTATTTCGCCTTGAGGGGGAAGCTGGAGAGAATCCTGGAGAAGATGAATCTCCAACCCCTTGGAGAAGTGGAGGAAGAAGCTGCAGAAGAGGATCTCTTCAAGCAGGTGAAAGAAGGGAAGATCAGCGTTGAGGAAGCTTTGGAAATTCTGAAGAAGAGGAAAAAAGGAGGAGAGAGCGATGTCTGA
- a CDS encoding MFS transporter, giving the protein MNELLHWKRNFFLLALGRFVSILGSSIQAVAIPLFVLDLTHSGSAVALMTVAYMVPRILFTPIAGIVGDRGDRKFLMVSMDFLRGFLICFLALLAFRNSVTLPVLYVSQIAMAVMDNLFDIPTGAMFPDIVPQDFLMRANSIMGMVRIFPQILGPALGGVIYGFYGIAIVFLVNGVSFVLSAISEIFIVYSRKVEKKPAKFSQILEDLKEGFLFIWNHELIRTILIFALFLNLLISPLFMVVYPYTIREVMKFSAQEFGFLETSFTLGALLGNFLIASYLSKKNMWKAMKISIFLFELPIVFLGFLVMPDFSLNRLVLFSLFFITFLIMGFLNPIINVPLDTAFQKMTPSHIRARAFSFLILVANGVTPLGSVLYGYLVDRVPVHFLYYIVGALSFLVAVLLLVALRGKELPT; this is encoded by the coding sequence GTGAATGAGCTCTTACACTGGAAGAGGAACTTCTTCCTTCTTGCCCTCGGAAGGTTCGTATCGATTCTTGGAAGTTCCATTCAGGCGGTTGCGATTCCTCTTTTTGTACTGGATCTGACACACTCTGGATCTGCTGTTGCCCTGATGACCGTAGCCTACATGGTTCCGAGGATCCTTTTCACACCCATAGCCGGGATCGTGGGAGACAGGGGAGATAGAAAGTTTCTCATGGTCTCGATGGATTTTCTGAGGGGATTTCTCATCTGTTTTCTGGCCCTTCTTGCGTTCAGAAACTCCGTCACCCTTCCCGTTCTCTACGTTTCTCAGATAGCGATGGCTGTCATGGACAATCTCTTCGACATACCGACAGGTGCGATGTTTCCCGATATCGTTCCTCAGGATTTTCTCATGAGAGCCAACTCCATCATGGGTATGGTGAGGATCTTTCCACAGATCCTGGGCCCCGCACTGGGAGGAGTGATCTACGGATTCTACGGTATAGCGATCGTTTTTCTTGTGAATGGGGTGTCTTTTGTCCTCTCTGCTATCAGTGAGATCTTCATCGTTTACAGCCGAAAGGTGGAGAAAAAGCCAGCAAAATTCTCTCAGATCCTTGAAGATCTCAAAGAAGGATTTCTCTTCATCTGGAACCACGAGCTCATACGAACCATTCTGATCTTCGCACTTTTTCTGAATCTGCTCATCTCTCCGCTGTTCATGGTGGTGTATCCTTACACGATCAGGGAAGTGATGAAATTTTCGGCTCAGGAATTTGGTTTCCTGGAGACTTCCTTCACCTTAGGGGCGCTTCTTGGGAACTTTCTGATCGCATCGTACCTGTCAAAGAAGAACATGTGGAAGGCCATGAAGATTTCTATCTTTCTTTTTGAACTTCCCATCGTCTTCCTTGGCTTTCTCGTCATGCCTGATTTTTCCTTGAACAGACTGGTTCTTTTCTCGCTGTTTTTCATCACGTTCCTGATAATGGGTTTTTTGAATCCCATCATCAACGTTCCTCTGGACACGGCGTTTCAAAAGATGACACCTTCTCACATCAGAGCGAGGGCCTTTTCTTTCCTCATTCTCGTAGCAAACGGAGTCACTCCGCTCGGATCGGTTCTCTACGGATACCTCGTTGATAGAGTGCCGGTCCATTTTCTTTACTATATTGTCGGAGCGCTTTCTTTTCTGGTCGCTGTGCTGCTTCTGGTAGCTTTGAGGGGAAAAGAGCTTCCCACTTGA
- a CDS encoding prephenate dehydrogenase: MKISVLGAGCIGGSIALKLKEKHHVTAFDRDEETMKALEENGIETVSKESDLYDTDLLVLALPMSVEERFLKETDFSGKILDVASVKTPFMEIARERGLNFTGGHPMAGNERKGKSGWDREMFDGKIFFLCSLDGKEDGMIENIVKDLGARPLWIDYRIHDEIVAAVSHVQYLISLSARYVGKPFEEYAGPGYLSNTRLSKQNMEMALDMIRYNKENILKYLENARNFLNVLYHLTEKEDFENLKKVIREVIS; this comes from the coding sequence TTGAAAATTTCTGTGCTCGGAGCGGGATGCATCGGTGGATCGATCGCACTTAAATTGAAAGAAAAGCATCATGTCACAGCCTTCGACAGAGATGAAGAAACGATGAAAGCATTGGAAGAAAACGGAATAGAAACTGTTTCAAAGGAAAGCGATCTCTACGATACAGACCTTCTCGTTCTTGCGCTTCCCATGAGCGTCGAGGAGAGATTCCTGAAAGAAACGGACTTTTCAGGGAAGATTCTCGATGTGGCGAGCGTGAAGACACCTTTCATGGAAATAGCCAGAGAGAGGGGATTGAACTTCACAGGAGGACATCCCATGGCCGGAAACGAACGAAAGGGAAAATCAGGTTGGGATCGAGAAATGTTCGACGGAAAGATCTTCTTTCTCTGCTCTCTCGACGGAAAAGAGGATGGGATGATTGAAAACATCGTGAAAGATCTTGGTGCCAGACCTTTGTGGATAGACTACAGGATCCACGACGAGATCGTCGCTGCGGTGAGCCACGTTCAGTACTTGATCTCACTGAGCGCACGGTACGTAGGGAAACCCTTTGAAGAATACGCGGGACCTGGTTATCTTTCCAACACGAGACTTTCGAAACAGAACATGGAGATGGCGCTGGATATGATCAGATATAATAAAGAAAACATCCTCAAATACCTGGAGAACGCAAGAAACTTTCTGAATGTTTTATATCATCTCACAGAGAAAGAGGATTTCGAAAACCTGAAAAAAGTGATAAGGGAAGTGATATCTTGA